One region of Streptococcus salivarius genomic DNA includes:
- the yidA gene encoding sugar-phosphatase — MSIKLIAVDIDGTLLNSQRQVTPEVFQAIQDAKAAGVKVVIATGRPIPGVLPLLEELNLNQDGDYVITFNGGLVQETSTGNELIRETLSYEDYLDIEVLANKLGVHSHAITKDGIYTSNRNIGRYTVHESTLVHMPIYYRTPEEVADKEFVKAMYIDEPEILDAAIAKLPQEFYDRFTIVKSTPFYLEILKKTANKGIAVTHLAEKLGLSKEETMAIGDEENDRAMLEVVGSPVVMENGNPEMKKIAKHITKSNDESGVAYAIRKWVLE; from the coding sequence ATGTCTATTAAACTTATTGCTGTTGATATTGATGGAACGCTTTTAAATAGCCAACGTCAAGTTACACCGGAAGTCTTTCAAGCAATCCAAGATGCTAAAGCTGCTGGTGTAAAGGTTGTTATCGCGACTGGTCGCCCTATTCCAGGAGTTCTTCCACTTCTTGAAGAGCTTAACCTCAACCAAGACGGAGATTATGTTATCACATTCAATGGTGGGCTTGTCCAAGAAACTTCTACTGGTAATGAATTAATTCGTGAGACACTCTCATACGAAGACTACCTTGATATTGAGGTTTTGGCTAACAAGCTTGGTGTTCATTCTCACGCCATTACTAAAGATGGTATCTACACAAGTAATCGCAATATTGGCCGCTACACGGTTCATGAGTCTACACTTGTTCATATGCCGATTTACTATCGTACACCTGAAGAGGTAGCTGACAAGGAATTTGTTAAGGCCATGTATATCGATGAGCCTGAAATTCTTGATGCAGCCATTGCCAAACTTCCACAGGAATTTTATGACCGCTTTACCATTGTAAAATCAACACCATTTTACCTAGAAATTCTTAAGAAAACAGCCAACAAAGGGATTGCTGTAACCCATCTTGCTGAAAAACTCGGTCTTTCTAAAGAAGAAACAATGGCTATCGGTGATGAAGAAAATGACCGTGCTATGCTTGAAGTCGTTGGCTCTCCTGTTGTTATGGAAAATGGTAATCCAGAAATGAAGAAAATTGCGAAACACATCACAAAATCAAATGATGAATCTGGTGTCGCTTACGCTATTAGAAAGTGGGTTCTAGAATAA